The genomic segment GTGGCTCCACCGTCGGGAGGATGGACAGATATGGCGAATCGGATGTTCGCATCGGCTACAACAACACCGCGCCACCTTACCGCTAAGTGACGCGCTGTTAAGTCTTTATATCGGAAGCGCATCGGGAAACTGGAGCGGGCGGGCATTCGGGGGGCGATTCTAATCGTCATGCCCCGGCCAAACTGACGAAATGTGGCTTGGCAAGGCGGGGGCGGGCAGTTAGGTTTGACATTCGCGCAACCGGAATGTGCGGGGGCCGTAGAACCTAATGTGTTACTCGACAAGGGGTTTGGCCCCCTAGCCGCGGGGAGGTGGGCAACCATGAACAGGCGTGATTCTCTGGCTTTGGTCCTGGCCGTGCTCTCGACACTGGTTCTGGGACTGCGCATGGCGGAGGCCACGGAATTTCGCACCGGCTCGGTGGTCAGCGTGCGCGATGCCGAGATTCTCGATGATGTGATCGCCGGCGGCGATGACATCAGTTTCGAGGGGCACATCCTCGGCGACGTGATCGCCGCCGGCCGTTCGGTCACACTCGGCGACTCAGCCGTGGTGGACAATTCCTTCATGGCCTTCGCGCAAAAAGTCGACGTCAACGGCGGCGTGATCAACTCGGCGCGTGTCTTCGCCCAGGACTTCACCCTGCGCGGCCACATCGAAGGCAATGTGATGGGCTTCTGTCAGTCGCTTCTGATCGACACGCACGCCTGGGTGGAGAAGGATGTCAGTTTCGGCTGCGCGCAGATCATCGTGCGCGGACGGGTCGGCGGCAATCTCTCCGGCGGCGCGAACAATGTCACGATCTCGGGGCAGATCGACGGCGACGCGCGGGTCGAAGGCGAAAACATCGTGGTCTTGCAGGGCGCCATCATCGGCGGCAAACTGCGCTACGCCTCCGACCGCGAGATCAAAATAGAGGACGGGGCCCAGATCCTGGGCGGCGTCGAAAAGATCTCCGAGGAAGAAGGCCAAGAGGACGAGGAGGGCTACACCCTCGGCAGTTTCTTCTGGGATGCCTGGTGGTATCTCGGATCGCTGGTCATCGGGGCGGTCCTGATCGCGCTCTGGCGCCGGTTCATGCTCGACGTTTCCGGCTCGATCACCGGCTCGGCGCTCAAGACGCTGGGCATCGGCGTGCTGTTTTTGATCTGCCTGCCGATTGCCGCGGTGGCGGTGGCGTTGACGTTGATCGGCGTGCCGGTGGCGATCATGATCGCGCTGGCTTGGGCGCTTCTGCTGTATCTGTCCGATGTCATCGTCGGTCTGGCGCTGGGCGACTGGCTGCTGGCGCGTCTGCGCAAGGGCCCCGCGCCGCGGCCCTACATGGCCCTGGCCATCGGGCTGTTCCTGGTCACCATC from the Burkholderiales bacterium genome contains:
- a CDS encoding polymer-forming cytoskeletal protein, which encodes MNRRDSLALVLAVLSTLVLGLRMAEATEFRTGSVVSVRDAEILDDVIAGGDDISFEGHILGDVIAAGRSVTLGDSAVVDNSFMAFAQKVDVNGGVINSARVFAQDFTLRGHIEGNVMGFCQSLLIDTHAWVEKDVSFGCAQIIVRGRVGGNLSGGANNVTISGQIDGDARVEGENIVVLQGAIIGGKLRYASDREIKIEDGAQILGGVEKISEEEGQEDEEGYTLGSFFWDAWWYLGSLVIGAVLIALWRRFMLDVSGSITGSALKTLGIGVLFLICLPIAAVAVALTLIGVPVAIMIALAWALLLYLSDVIVGLALGDWLLARLRKGPAPRPYMALAIGLFLVTILGELPYVGSLLNLLMAALAMGGFFLVANSRRATT